The following proteins come from a genomic window of Phnomibacter ginsenosidimutans:
- the dapF gene encoding diaminopimelate epimerase — protein sequence MWFRLTEPFEKLNDKLFMNIHFYKYHGTGNDFVLIDNRDEKIQLTTEQVAFLCRRHFGIGADGLMELRNAPGYDFRMVYYNADGKEGSMCGNGGRCLVKFAHHMGIHKSEFKFIAVDGEHYASIELNGWVRLKMKNVSSLERNGNYDLLDTGSPHFVKSVDRITELDVVSEGRSIRYSDRFKADGVNVNFVEPLSSTKLYVRTYERGVEDETNSCGTGVTAAAIANAHNDRGFNHVDIRTKGGKLYVEFDRKDDDVFEDVWLAGPAEKVFDGFIELK from the coding sequence TTGTGGTTCAGATTGACTGAGCCTTTTGAAAAACTGAACGACAAGCTTTTCATGAACATTCATTTTTACAAGTACCACGGCACCGGCAACGATTTTGTGCTGATTGATAACCGTGACGAAAAAATTCAACTGACCACAGAACAGGTAGCGTTCTTGTGCCGCAGGCATTTTGGCATTGGCGCCGATGGTTTGATGGAATTGCGCAATGCTCCCGGCTACGATTTCCGCATGGTATACTACAATGCCGATGGCAAAGAAGGCAGCATGTGTGGCAATGGCGGCCGCTGCCTGGTGAAGTTTGCTCACCACATGGGCATTCACAAAAGCGAATTCAAATTCATAGCAGTGGATGGTGAACACTATGCCTCCATTGAACTGAACGGTTGGGTACGCTTGAAAATGAAAAACGTGAGCAGCCTCGAACGCAATGGCAACTATGACCTACTCGATACCGGCTCTCCGCATTTTGTAAAAAGTGTGGACCGTATCACTGAACTGGATGTGGTAAGCGAAGGCCGCAGCATCCGCTACAGCGACCGCTTTAAAGCCGATGGTGTAAACGTGAATTTTGTAGAACCTCTGAGCAGTACCAAGCTCTATGTACGCACCTACGAACGGGGCGTGGAAGACGAAACCAACAGTTGTGGTACTGGTGTTACGGCTGCGGCTATCGCCAATGCCCACAACGACCGCGGTTTCAACCATGTAGACATTCGCACCAAGGGCGGCAAGCTCTATGTAGAATTTGACCGCAAAGACGATGATGTGTTTGAAGACGTATGGCTGGCCGGCCCTGCCGAAAAAGTGTTTGATGGTTTTATTGAGCTGAAATAA
- a CDS encoding nucleoside phosphorylase, whose amino-acid sequence MKRIAESELIINSRGALYHIDLRPEELAGTVITVGDPDRVAVVSRYFDTVEVRRQHREFVSATGTYKGKRITVISSGIGTDNIDIVLNELDALVNIDLNTREEKPEKTSLNIIRLGTCGSLQADIPVDSWVAGTHGLGIDNLLHYYAFEQTEEEVGLLQQFVTQTQFGSQFSQPYLAACSVQLLKHFVEGYHQGITVTCPGFYGPQGRVLRLGLRNPGLIEAFTHFSSGAHRIANFEMETSAIYGLGRLLGHHCLSLNAVVANRVSKTFSSDGGKAVTNLIENALDKIAAID is encoded by the coding sequence ATGAAACGTATTGCTGAAAGTGAACTGATTATCAACAGCCGTGGCGCTTTGTACCATATCGATTTGCGGCCCGAAGAACTGGCCGGTACCGTGATTACCGTGGGCGACCCCGACCGTGTGGCCGTGGTAAGCCGCTATTTTGATACGGTTGAAGTACGTCGCCAGCACCGCGAATTTGTATCGGCCACCGGTACTTATAAAGGCAAACGCATCACCGTTATCAGCAGCGGTATTGGTACCGACAATATTGATATCGTATTAAACGAACTGGATGCGTTGGTCAATATTGACTTGAATACACGAGAAGAAAAACCAGAAAAAACTTCCCTCAACATCATTCGCCTGGGCACTTGTGGTTCGTTGCAAGCCGACATTCCCGTGGATAGCTGGGTGGCTGGTACGCATGGCCTCGGCATCGATAACCTGCTGCATTATTACGCCTTTGAGCAAACCGAAGAAGAAGTGGGCCTGCTGCAGCAATTTGTAACGCAAACGCAGTTTGGCAGCCAGTTTTCGCAGCCCTACCTCGCTGCTTGCAGTGTGCAGTTGCTCAAGCATTTTGTTGAAGGTTATCATCAAGGCATCACCGTTACCTGTCCGGGTTTTTACGGGCCGCAGGGCCGTGTGCTGCGCCTTGGCCTGCGCAATCCCGGATTGATTGAAGCCTTTACCCATTTCAGCAGTGGTGCCCATCGCATTGCCAATTTTGAAATGGAAACCAGCGCCATTTATGGCCTCGGCCGTTTGCTGGGCCACCACTGCCTCAGCCTCAATGCCGTGGTAGCCAACCGGGTAAGCAAAACTTTCTCGTCAGATGGCGGCAAAGCCGTCACCAACCTGATTGAAAATGCGCTGGATAAAATAGCCGCCATCGACTGA